A genomic region of Arvicola amphibius chromosome 7, mArvAmp1.2, whole genome shotgun sequence contains the following coding sequences:
- the Dmac2l gene encoding ATP synthase subunit s, mitochondrial has translation MMVLGKISRQLCSLKKIPRSCDSRYFWEWLNTVFNKVDYERIRDVGPDRAASEWLLRCGAKVRYCGHQKWLEDYNNLPGGSMDRYKIQAIDATDSCIMDIGLEHMEGLEHVEKITLCKCHYIEDNCLQRLSQLEKLRKSLLEMEIIACGNVTDNGIIALRHFRSLRYLFLSDLPGVKDKDSLAQVLKTALPALELKLNLQ, from the exons ATGATGGTGCTTGGAAAAATTTCGAGGCAACTCTGCAGCTTAAAGAAAATCCCACGGTCATGTGACTCCAGATACTTCTGGGAATGGTTGAATACAGTGTTTAATAA AGTAGATTATGAACGCATCAGGGATGTCGGCCCTGACAGGGCAGCATCTGAGTGGCTACTGCGGTGTGGGGCCAAAGTGCGCTACTGTGGCCACCAGAAGTGGCTGGAGGACTACAACAACCTCCCGGGAGGCTCCATGGACAGGTACAAGATCCAAGCAATCGATGCCACCGATTCTTGTATCATGGACATTGGACTGGAGCACATGG AGGGCCTAGAGCATGTTGAAAAAATAACACTGTGCAAGTGTCATTACATTGAAGATAACTGTTTGCAGAGGCTCAGTCAACTTGAAAAGCTACGAAAAAGCCTATTGGAAATGGAAATAATTGCCTGTGGGAATGTCACAGACAATGGCATCATTGCTTTGAGACATTTTAG GAGCCTCAGGTATTTGTTCTTAAGTGATCTTCCCGGAGTGAAAGATAAAGACAGCCTTGCCCAGGTCCTCAAGACAGCGCTGCCTGCTCTAGAGCTGAAATTAAACCTGCAGTAA